The Pseudomonas parafulva genome window below encodes:
- the mltA gene encoding murein transglycosylase A, with amino-acid sequence MKTVLRPLAWALPALALLAGCNGGDSEKAKPEPHAIATYSSVEFKDLPAVSDADLLAGFQAWRNGCQKLTRDPVWAATCGAAASVPADPAQVRGFLQQNLQVYGLRSAQNDANGLITGYYEPVYPGSLTRSATANVPVYGPPDDMIVVDLASVYPELKGKRLRGRVEGRVLKPYDTAEAIYRDGAKAPVLAWLTDPMDLQFLQIQGSGRVQLEDGRQLRLGYADQNGHPYRPIGRWLVEQGQLKKEDVTMGSIHAWAQANPQRVPELLASNPSYVFFATGPDSNEGPRGSLNVPLTAGYSVAIDRKVIPLGSLLWLSTTRPDGAPVVRPVGAQDTGGAITGEVRADLFWGTGPEAGELAGNMKQQGQIWMLWPKGAALPDVPKVP; translated from the coding sequence ATGAAAACTGTTCTGCGTCCACTCGCCTGGGCGCTTCCGGCCCTGGCCCTGTTGGCCGGCTGCAACGGCGGCGACAGTGAAAAAGCCAAACCCGAGCCCCACGCCATCGCCACCTACAGCAGCGTCGAGTTCAAGGACCTGCCGGCCGTCAGCGACGCCGACCTGCTGGCCGGTTTCCAGGCCTGGCGCAATGGCTGCCAGAAACTCACCCGCGATCCCGTATGGGCCGCCACCTGCGGCGCGGCGGCCTCAGTCCCGGCAGACCCGGCCCAGGTGCGCGGCTTCCTCCAGCAAAACCTGCAGGTCTATGGCCTGCGCTCGGCGCAGAACGATGCCAACGGCCTGATCACCGGTTACTACGAGCCGGTCTATCCAGGCAGCCTCACGCGCTCGGCCACGGCCAACGTGCCGGTCTACGGCCCGCCGGACGACATGATCGTCGTCGACCTGGCCAGCGTGTATCCGGAACTCAAGGGCAAGCGCCTGCGCGGCCGGGTCGAGGGACGCGTACTCAAGCCCTACGACACCGCCGAGGCGATCTATCGCGACGGCGCCAAGGCGCCGGTGCTGGCCTGGCTGACCGACCCGATGGACCTGCAGTTCCTGCAGATCCAGGGCTCGGGCCGGGTACAACTGGAAGATGGCCGGCAACTGCGCCTGGGCTACGCCGATCAGAATGGCCATCCCTACCGGCCCATCGGGCGCTGGCTGGTGGAACAGGGGCAATTGAAGAAAGAAGACGTGACCATGGGCAGCATCCACGCCTGGGCCCAGGCCAATCCGCAACGCGTACCGGAACTGCTGGCGAGCAACCCCAGTTATGTGTTCTTCGCCACCGGCCCCGACAGCAACGAAGGTCCGCGCGGTTCACTGAACGTCCCGCTGACGGCCGGTTACAGCGTGGCCATCGACCGCAAGGTGATTCCCCTGGGCAGCCTGCTGTGGCTCTCCACGACCCGCCCAGACGGCGCGCCCGTGGTACGCCCGGTGGGCGCCCAGGACACCGGTGGCGCGATTACCGGTGAAGTCCGCGCCGACCTGTTCTGGGGCACCGGCCCTGAAGCGGGCGAACTGGCGGGCAACATGAAGCAGCAGGGGCAGATCTGGATGCTCTGGCCCAAGGGCGCAGCATTGCCGGATGTGCCGAAGGTGCCCTGA
- a CDS encoding c-type cytochrome, translated as MYKRLTVVLLATLALCACERVDPNSPLGQRKAIFKDMLKTSEDLGGMLRGRLPFDAAKFEAGAARLDTLAHAPWQHFPAVRDDGDSSARPEVWQRQARFEALARQLEGVTGELVAASSGQPLNAEALKAPMDRVEAACKACHTEFRNH; from the coding sequence ATGTACAAGCGATTGACCGTAGTGCTGCTCGCCACCCTGGCCCTGTGCGCCTGCGAGCGTGTCGACCCGAACTCGCCGCTGGGCCAGCGCAAGGCGATCTTCAAGGACATGCTCAAGACCAGCGAAGACCTGGGCGGCATGCTGCGCGGACGCCTGCCGTTCGATGCGGCGAAGTTCGAGGCCGGCGCCGCGCGTCTCGATACCTTGGCCCATGCGCCCTGGCAGCACTTTCCGGCAGTGCGCGACGATGGCGACAGCAGTGCCCGGCCCGAGGTGTGGCAGCGTCAGGCACGCTTCGAGGCGCTGGCCCGCCAGCTTGAGGGCGTGACCGGCGAGCTGGTCGCCGCCAGCTCCGGCCAGCCGCTGAACGCCGAGGCACTGAAAGCGCCGATGGACCGCGTCGAGGCAGCGTGCAAGGCCTGCCATACGGAGTTCCGCAACCACTGA
- a CDS encoding DUF1090 domain-containing protein produces MKSVSTLALLAVVGLAAGPLQAAQPDAGLTGCAAKRSAIEQQLNEARAHNNSDQAAGLEKALSEVTANCTDSSLRKEREQKVLDARHEVSQRTKDLDKAMKKGDPEKINKRKEKLAESKKELQEAVDELER; encoded by the coding sequence ATGAAATCAGTTTCCACGCTCGCCCTGCTGGCAGTCGTCGGCCTGGCCGCCGGCCCGCTGCAGGCGGCTCAACCCGATGCCGGCCTGACCGGCTGCGCCGCCAAACGCAGCGCCATCGAGCAGCAACTCAACGAAGCCCGCGCGCACAACAACAGTGACCAGGCCGCCGGCCTGGAGAAAGCACTGAGCGAAGTCACTGCCAACTGCACCGACAGCAGCTTGCGCAAGGAGCGTGAGCAGAAGGTGCTCGACGCTCGCCACGAGGTCAGCCAGCGCACCAAGGACCTGGACAAGGCCATGAAGAAGGGCGACCCGGAGAAGATCAACAAGCGCAAGGAAAAGCTCGCCGAATCGAAGAAGGAACTGCAGGAAGCGGTGGACGAACTCGAGCGCTGA
- the metK gene encoding methionine adenosyltransferase: protein MSEYSLFTSESVSEGHPDKIADQISDAVLDAIIAQDKYARVACETLVKTGVAIIAGEVTTSAWVDLEELVRKVIIDIGYNSSDVGFDGATCAVMNIIGKQSVDIAQGVDRSKPEDQGAGDQGLMFGYASNETDVLMPAPICFSHRLVERQAEARKSKLLPWLRPDAKSQVTCRYENGKVVGIDAVVLSTQHNPEVSQKDLQEAVMELIVKHTLPAELLHKGTQFHINPTGNFIIGGPVGDCGLTGRKIIVDSYGGMARHGGGAFSGKDPSKVDRSAAYAGRYVAKNIVAAGLAERCEIQVSYAIGVAQPTSISINTFGTGKVSDEKIVQLVRECFDLRPYAITKMLDLLHPMYQETAAYGHFGREPQQKTVGDDTFTTFTWERTDRAAALRDAAGL from the coding sequence ATGAGCGAATACTCCCTTTTCACCTCCGAGTCCGTGTCCGAAGGGCATCCGGACAAGATCGCCGACCAGATTTCCGATGCCGTCCTGGACGCGATCATCGCCCAGGACAAGTACGCCCGCGTGGCCTGTGAAACCCTGGTCAAGACCGGCGTGGCGATCATCGCCGGCGAAGTCACCACCTCGGCCTGGGTCGACCTGGAAGAGCTGGTGCGCAAGGTCATCATCGACATCGGCTACAACAGCTCCGACGTCGGCTTCGACGGCGCCACCTGCGCGGTGATGAACATCATCGGCAAGCAGTCGGTGGACATCGCCCAGGGCGTCGACCGCTCCAAGCCGGAAGACCAGGGCGCTGGCGACCAAGGCCTGATGTTCGGCTACGCCAGCAACGAAACCGACGTGCTGATGCCGGCGCCCATCTGCTTCTCGCACCGTCTGGTCGAGCGCCAGGCCGAAGCGCGCAAGTCCAAGCTGCTGCCGTGGCTGCGCCCGGACGCCAAATCGCAGGTCACCTGCCGCTACGAAAACGGCAAGGTAGTGGGCATCGACGCGGTGGTGCTGTCGACCCAGCACAACCCCGAGGTGTCGCAGAAAGACCTGCAGGAAGCGGTGATGGAGCTGATCGTCAAGCACACCCTGCCGGCCGAACTGCTGCACAAAGGCACCCAGTTCCACATCAACCCGACCGGCAACTTCATCATCGGTGGCCCGGTGGGCGACTGCGGCCTGACCGGCCGCAAGATCATCGTCGACTCCTACGGCGGCATGGCCCGCCACGGCGGTGGGGCGTTCTCCGGCAAGGACCCGTCCAAGGTCGACCGCTCCGCCGCCTACGCCGGCCGCTACGTGGCCAAGAACATCGTCGCCGCGGGCCTGGCCGAGCGTTGCGAGATCCAGGTGTCCTACGCCATCGGCGTGGCCCAGCCGACCTCCATTTCGATCAACACCTTCGGCACCGGCAAGGTCTCCGACGAGAAGATCGTGCAACTGGTGCGCGAGTGCTTCGACCTGCGTCCGTACGCCATCACCAAGATGCTCGACCTGCTCCACCCGATGTACCAGGAAACCGCCGCCTACGGTCACTTCGGCCGTGAGCCGCAGCAAAAGACCGTCGGCGACGACACCTTCACCACCTTCACCTGGGAACGCACCGACCGCGCTGCCGCCCTGCGCGACGCGGCCGGCCTGTAA
- a CDS encoding ArsR/SmtB family transcription factor gives MNLQAPITSHRSDELTALCKAGGDPLRLNVLRALASDSFGVLELAQIFDIGQSGMSHHLKVLAQADLVATRREGNAIFYRRALPDSQRLGGRLHSALLEEVDGLALAQEVQARIAQVQQRRAATSQDFFLRVEEKFRAQQDLIAGLPQYRESLLALLDKLHFGAHTSALEVGPGDGGFLPDLARRFAHVTALDNSPTMLELARQVCEREALDNVTLHLADALGAADVQADCVVLNMVLHHFPDPSQALRQLAARVKPGGSLLVTDLCSHDQAWAREACGDLWLGFEQDDLARWATLAGLTPGDSLYVGLRNGFQIQVRHFQRAAGNTHIGTF, from the coding sequence ATGAATCTTCAAGCGCCCATCACCTCTCACCGCAGCGACGAGCTGACCGCCCTGTGCAAGGCCGGCGGCGATCCGCTGCGCCTGAACGTGCTGCGCGCGCTGGCCAGCGACTCCTTCGGCGTGCTGGAGCTGGCGCAGATCTTCGACATCGGCCAGTCGGGCATGAGCCATCACCTCAAGGTGCTGGCCCAGGCCGACCTGGTGGCCACCCGCCGTGAGGGCAATGCCATTTTCTATCGCCGCGCCCTGCCGGACAGCCAGCGCCTGGGCGGGCGCCTGCATTCGGCGCTGCTCGAAGAAGTCGATGGCCTAGCGTTGGCCCAGGAGGTGCAGGCCCGCATCGCCCAGGTGCAACAGCGGCGCGCGGCCACCAGCCAAGACTTTTTCCTGCGCGTCGAAGAGAAATTCCGCGCCCAGCAGGACCTGATCGCCGGCTTGCCGCAGTACCGGGAAAGCCTGCTGGCCCTGCTCGACAAGCTGCACTTCGGCGCCCACACCAGCGCCTTGGAGGTCGGCCCCGGCGACGGCGGTTTCCTGCCCGACCTGGCCCGGCGCTTCGCCCACGTCACGGCACTGGACAACAGCCCGACCATGCTCGAGCTGGCCCGCCAGGTGTGCGAGCGCGAGGCGCTGGACAACGTCACCCTGCACCTGGCCGACGCCCTCGGCGCCGCGGACGTGCAGGCCGACTGCGTGGTGCTGAACATGGTGCTGCACCATTTCCCCGACCCGTCCCAGGCGCTGCGCCAGTTGGCCGCACGGGTGAAGCCCGGCGGCAGCCTGCTAGTCACCGACCTGTGCAGTCACGATCAGGCGTGGGCCCGCGAAGCCTGCGGCGACCTGTGGCTGGGCTTCGAGCAGGACGATCTGGCCCGTTGGGCCACCTTGGCCGGGCTCACCCCCGGCGACAGCCTCTATGTGGGCTTGCGTAACGGTTTCCAGATCCAGGTCCGGCATTTCCAGCGGGCCGCTGGCAACACACACATCGGTACATTTTAG
- the tkt gene encoding transketolase yields the protein MPSRRDRANAIRALSMDAVQKANSGHPGAPMGMADIAEVLWRDYLKHNPSNPSFADRDRFVLSNGHGSMLIYSLLHLSGYDLSIDDLKGFRQLHSRTPGHPEYGYTPGVETTTGPLGQGIANAVGFALAEKIMAAQFNREGHDIVDHHTYVFMGDGCMMEGISHEVASLAGTLGLNKLIAFYDDNGISIDGEVHGWFTDNTPARFEAYNWQVIRNVNGHDAEEIKTAIETARKSDRPTLICCKTIIGFGSPNKQGKEDCHGAPLGNDEIALARKELNWNYGPFEIPADIYAEWNAKDAGAKAEAEWNQRFEAYAKAFPELAAEFKRRSAGELPADFSQKAQQYIEEVAAKGETIASRKASQNTLNAFGPLLPELLGGSADLAGSNLTLWKGCKGVDAVDASGNYVFYGVREFGMTAIMNGLALHGGLVPYGATFLMFMEYARNAVRMSALMKQRVVHVYTHDSIGLGEDGPTHQPVEQLTSLRSTPNLDTWRPGDAVESAVAWKAALERKDGPSALIFSRQNLQHQPRSAQQIADIARGGYVLKDCAGEPELILIATGSEVGLAVQAFDALSEQGRKVRVVSMPSTSVFDAQDAAYKQSVLPLEVGARIAIEAAHADFWYKYVGLEGRVIGMTTYGESAPASALFEEFGFTLENILGTAEELLED from the coding sequence ATGCCCAGCCGTCGTGATCGTGCCAACGCCATTCGTGCCCTCAGCATGGATGCCGTGCAAAAGGCCAACAGCGGCCACCCCGGTGCCCCCATGGGCATGGCGGATATCGCCGAAGTGCTTTGGCGCGACTACCTCAAGCACAACCCGAGCAACCCCAGCTTCGCCGACCGCGACCGCTTCGTGCTGTCCAACGGCCATGGCTCGATGCTGATCTATTCGCTGCTGCACCTGAGCGGCTACGACCTGTCCATCGACGACCTCAAGGGCTTCCGCCAACTGCACAGCCGTACCCCAGGTCACCCGGAATATGGCTACACCCCAGGCGTGGAGACCACCACCGGTCCGCTCGGCCAGGGCATCGCCAACGCCGTGGGCTTCGCCCTGGCAGAGAAGATCATGGCGGCGCAGTTCAACCGTGAAGGCCACGACATCGTCGACCACCACACCTATGTGTTCATGGGCGATGGCTGCATGATGGAAGGCATTTCCCACGAAGTCGCCTCCCTGGCCGGCACCCTGGGCCTGAACAAGCTGATCGCCTTCTACGACGACAACGGCATTTCCATCGACGGCGAAGTGCACGGCTGGTTCACCGACAACACCCCGGCGCGTTTCGAAGCCTACAACTGGCAGGTGATTCGCAACGTCAACGGCCACGATGCCGAAGAGATCAAGACCGCCATCGAGACGGCGCGCAAGAGCGACCGTCCGACGCTGATCTGCTGCAAGACCATCATCGGCTTCGGTTCGCCGAACAAGCAGGGCAAGGAAGACTGCCACGGCGCCCCGCTGGGCAACGACGAAATCGCCCTGGCGCGCAAGGAACTGAACTGGAACTACGGTCCGTTCGAGATTCCGGCCGACATCTACGCCGAGTGGAATGCCAAGGACGCCGGTGCCAAGGCCGAAGCCGAGTGGAACCAGCGCTTCGAGGCCTACGCCAAGGCCTTCCCGGAACTGGCCGCCGAGTTCAAGCGCCGCAGCGCCGGTGAGTTGCCTGCCGACTTCAGCCAGAAGGCTCAGCAGTACATCGAGGAAGTGGCCGCCAAGGGTGAGACCATCGCCAGCCGCAAGGCCAGCCAGAACACCCTGAACGCCTTCGGTCCGCTGCTGCCTGAACTGCTCGGCGGTTCGGCCGACCTGGCCGGCTCCAACCTCACCCTGTGGAAGGGCTGCAAGGGCGTCGATGCCGTCGATGCCAGCGGCAACTACGTGTTCTACGGCGTGCGCGAGTTCGGCATGACTGCCATCATGAACGGCCTGGCCCTGCACGGCGGCCTGGTGCCCTACGGCGCCACCTTCCTGATGTTCATGGAGTACGCCCGCAACGCGGTGCGCATGTCGGCGCTGATGAAGCAGCGTGTGGTGCATGTGTACACCCACGACTCCATCGGCCTGGGCGAAGACGGCCCGACCCACCAGCCGGTCGAGCAACTGACCAGCCTGCGCAGCACGCCGAACCTGGACACCTGGCGTCCGGGCGATGCGGTCGAGTCGGCCGTGGCCTGGAAAGCCGCGCTGGAGCGCAAAGACGGTCCGTCCGCGCTGATCTTCTCCCGGCAGAACCTGCAGCATCAGCCGCGCAGCGCCCAGCAGATCGCTGACATCGCGCGTGGCGGCTACGTGCTCAAGGACTGCGCCGGCGAGCCGGAACTGATCCTCATCGCCACCGGCTCGGAAGTGGGTCTGGCCGTTCAGGCCTTCGACGCGCTCAGCGAGCAGGGCCGCAAGGTCCGCGTGGTATCGATGCCGAGCACCAGCGTGTTCGACGCCCAGGACGCCGCCTACAAGCAATCGGTACTGCCGCTGGAAGTCGGTGCGCGCATCGCCATCGAAGCGGCCCATGCCGACTTCTGGTACAAGTACGTCGGCCTCGAAGGCCGCGTCATCGGCATGACCACCTACGGCGAGTCGGCCCCGGCCTCCGCGCTGTTCGAGGAGTTCGGCTTCACCCTGGAGAACATCCTGGGCACCGCCGAAGAGCTGCTGGAAGACTGA
- the epd gene encoding erythrose-4-phosphate dehydrogenase, with protein MTHDRPYKVALNGYGRIGRCVLRALFERGAKAGFEIVALNDLADQASLEYLTRFDSTHGRFPGEVKVDGDCLHINGDCVKVMRSATPEGIDWAALDVDLVLECSGAYHSRVDGQRFLQAGAPRVLFSQPMASEADVDATVVYGINQHCLTGHERLVSNASCTTNCGVPLLRVLDQAFGIDYVQITTIHSAMNDQPVIDAYHHEDLRRTRSAFQSVIPVSTGLARGIERLLPELAGRIQAKAVRVPTVNVSCLDITLLTARDTSAAEVNRVLREAALDGPLKGLLAYTELPHASCDFNHDPHSAIVDASQTRVSGPRLVNLLAWFDNEWGFANRMLDVAGHYLHVVHQTAANSPEGLHS; from the coding sequence ATGACCCACGATCGTCCCTACAAAGTTGCACTCAACGGTTACGGCCGCATCGGCCGTTGTGTCCTGCGCGCGCTGTTCGAGCGAGGGGCGAAGGCCGGCTTCGAGATCGTCGCGCTGAACGACCTGGCCGATCAGGCCAGTCTGGAATACCTGACCCGCTTCGACTCCACCCATGGCCGCTTCCCCGGCGAGGTGAAGGTCGATGGCGATTGTCTGCACATCAACGGCGACTGCGTGAAAGTCATGCGCAGTGCCACTCCCGAAGGCATCGACTGGGCGGCACTGGACGTGGACCTGGTGCTCGAATGCTCTGGCGCTTACCACAGCCGAGTCGACGGCCAGCGTTTTCTCCAGGCCGGAGCGCCGCGCGTGCTGTTCTCCCAGCCCATGGCCAGCGAGGCGGATGTCGATGCCACCGTGGTCTACGGCATCAATCAGCACTGCCTGACCGGGCACGAACGCCTGGTCTCCAACGCCTCCTGCACCACCAACTGCGGCGTGCCGCTGCTGCGCGTGCTGGATCAGGCCTTCGGCATCGACTACGTGCAGATCACCACCATCCACTCGGCGATGAACGACCAGCCGGTGATCGATGCCTACCACCACGAAGACCTGCGCCGCACCCGCTCGGCGTTCCAGTCGGTGATCCCGGTGTCCACCGGGCTGGCACGCGGCATCGAGCGCCTGCTGCCGGAACTTGCCGGGCGAATCCAGGCCAAAGCGGTACGCGTGCCGACCGTCAACGTGTCGTGCCTGGACATCACCCTGCTGACCGCTCGCGACACCAGCGCCGCCGAGGTCAACCGGGTGCTGCGCGAGGCCGCACTGGACGGTCCGCTCAAAGGCCTGCTGGCCTACACCGAGCTGCCCCACGCCAGCTGTGATTTCAACCATGATCCGCATTCGGCCATCGTCGATGCCAGCCAGACTCGCGTCAGCGGCCCTCGGCTCGTCAACCTGCTGGCCTGGTTCGACAACGAATGGGGATTCGCCAACCGTATGCTCGACGTCGCGGGGCATTACCTGCACGTCGTCCACCAAACCGCCGCAAACAGCCCTGAAGGACTGCATTCATGA
- a CDS encoding phosphoglycerate kinase, whose translation MTVLKMTDLDLQGKRVLIREDLNVPVKDGVVTSDARIQAALPTIKLALEKGAALMVCSHLGRPSEGEFSQENSLKPVAEYLSKALGRDVPLVADYLDGVEIKAGEVVLFENVRFNKGEKKNADELAQKYAALCDVFVMDAFGTAHRAEGSTHGVAKFAKVAAAGPLLAAELDALGKALKAPAKPMAAIVAGSKVSTKLDVLNSLSGVCDQLIVGGGIANTFLAAAGHPVGKSLYEPDLVDTAKAIAAKVSVPLPVDVVVAKEFAESAEATVKAIADVADDDMILDIGPQTAAQFAELLKSSKTILWNGPVGVFEFDQFGNGTKVLAKAIADSAAFSIAGGGDTLAAIDKYGVGADISYISTGGGAFLEFVEGKVLPAVAVLEERAKG comes from the coding sequence ATGACCGTGTTGAAGATGACCGACCTCGACCTGCAAGGTAAACGCGTACTGATCCGCGAAGACCTCAACGTGCCTGTGAAGGACGGTGTGGTCACCAGCGATGCGCGTATCCAGGCTGCGTTGCCGACCATCAAGCTGGCCCTGGAGAAGGGCGCGGCGCTGATGGTCTGCTCGCACCTCGGGCGCCCGAGCGAAGGCGAGTTCTCCCAGGAAAACAGCCTCAAGCCGGTGGCCGAATACCTGAGCAAGGCCCTGGGCCGCGACGTGCCGCTGGTGGCTGACTACCTCGACGGCGTCGAGATCAAGGCCGGTGAGGTGGTGCTGTTCGAGAACGTGCGCTTCAACAAGGGCGAGAAAAAGAACGCCGACGAGCTGGCGCAGAAGTACGCGGCCCTGTGTGATGTATTCGTGATGGACGCGTTCGGCACCGCCCACCGCGCAGAAGGTTCCACCCATGGTGTGGCCAAGTTCGCCAAGGTTGCGGCGGCCGGCCCACTGCTGGCTGCAGAGCTCGATGCCCTGGGCAAGGCGCTGAAGGCGCCGGCCAAGCCGATGGCGGCCATCGTCGCCGGTTCCAAGGTTTCGACCAAGCTCGATGTGCTCAACAGCCTGTCCGGCGTGTGCGACCAACTGATCGTCGGTGGCGGCATCGCCAATACCTTCCTCGCTGCCGCCGGTCACCCGGTTGGCAAGTCGTTGTACGAACCTGACCTGGTCGATACCGCCAAGGCCATCGCCGCCAAGGTCAGCGTGCCGCTGCCGGTGGACGTGGTGGTGGCCAAGGAATTCGCCGAGAGCGCCGAAGCCACGGTCAAGGCCATCGCCGACGTGGCGGACGACGACATGATTCTCGACATCGGCCCGCAAACCGCTGCCCAGTTCGCCGAGCTGCTGAAGTCGTCGAAGACCATCTTGTGGAACGGTCCGGTCGGGGTGTTCGAATTCGACCAGTTCGGCAACGGCACCAAAGTGCTGGCCAAGGCCATCGCCGACAGCGCAGCGTTCTCCATCGCCGGCGGTGGCGACACCCTGGCAGCCATCGACAAATATGGCGTCGGTGCCGATATCTCCTACATTTCCACCGGTGGCGGTGCTTTCCTCGAGTTCGTCGAGGGCAAGGTACTGCCTGCGGTGGCCGTGCTCGAAGAGCGGGCCAAGGGCTGA
- a CDS encoding MliC family protein has translation MKALLAALALATLAGCSLLQPTSAPADTWTRWVCDSQAEVLWRYADASQQAVDVRLGGADQVYRLKAEPGASGALYSDGVLAFHTKGNEGLVYWEATNDLIGRGCKAP, from the coding sequence ATGAAAGCGCTGCTGGCCGCACTGGCCCTGGCAACCCTGGCCGGTTGCTCGTTGCTGCAACCGACCTCCGCTCCGGCGGACACCTGGACCCGCTGGGTCTGCGACAGCCAGGCCGAGGTGCTGTGGCGCTACGCCGACGCCTCGCAGCAGGCGGTGGACGTACGCCTCGGCGGCGCCGACCAGGTCTACCGGCTCAAGGCCGAGCCCGGTGCTTCGGGTGCGTTGTACAGCGATGGCGTGCTCGCCTTCCACACTAAGGGCAACGAAGGCCTGGTGTACTGGGAAGCGACCAACGATCTGATTGGGCGGGGCTGCAAGGCACCGTGA
- the fba gene encoding class II fructose-bisphosphate aldolase (catalyzes the reversible aldol condensation of dihydroxyacetonephosphate and glyceraldehyde 3-phosphate in the Calvin cycle, glycolysis, and/or gluconeogenesis), whose translation MALISMRQMLDHAAEFGYGVPAFNVNNLEQMRAIMEAADKTDSPVIVQASAGARKYAGAPFLRHLILAAIEEFPHIPVCMHQDHGTSPDVCQRSIQLGFSSVMMDGSLKEDGKTPSDYDYNVRVTQQTVAFAHACGVSVEGELGCLGSLETGQAGEEDGVGAEGILDHSQMLTDPEEAADFVKKTQVDALAIAIGTSHGAYKFTKPPTGDILAIDRIKAIHQRIPDTHLVMHGSSSVPQDWLAIINEFGGDIKETYGVPVEEIVEGIKHGVRKVNIDTDLRLASTGAIRRFLEQNKSEFDPRKYFAQTVVAMRDICIARYEAFGTAGNASKIKPISLDAMYLRYAKGELAAKVN comes from the coding sequence ATGGCACTCATTAGCATGCGCCAGATGCTGGACCACGCCGCCGAGTTCGGCTACGGCGTTCCAGCTTTCAACGTCAACAACCTCGAGCAGATGCGCGCCATCATGGAAGCGGCCGACAAGACCGACTCTCCGGTCATCGTCCAGGCCTCCGCCGGTGCGCGCAAATACGCCGGCGCTCCCTTCCTGCGTCACCTGATCCTGGCGGCCATCGAAGAATTCCCGCACATCCCGGTGTGCATGCACCAGGACCATGGCACCAGCCCTGACGTCTGCCAGCGCTCGATCCAGCTGGGCTTCAGCTCGGTGATGATGGACGGCTCGCTCAAGGAAGACGGCAAGACCCCGTCGGACTACGACTACAACGTGCGCGTGACCCAGCAAACCGTCGCGTTCGCCCACGCCTGCGGCGTGTCGGTCGAAGGCGAGCTGGGTTGCCTGGGCAGCCTGGAAACCGGTCAGGCCGGTGAAGAAGACGGCGTTGGCGCCGAAGGCATCCTGGACCACAGCCAGATGCTGACCGACCCGGAAGAAGCCGCTGATTTCGTCAAGAAGACCCAGGTCGATGCCCTGGCCATCGCCATCGGCACCAGCCACGGCGCCTACAAGTTCACCAAGCCGCCGACCGGCGACATCCTGGCGATCGACCGCATCAAGGCCATTCACCAGCGCATCCCCGATACTCACCTGGTGATGCACGGTTCTTCGTCTGTACCGCAGGACTGGCTGGCGATCATCAACGAGTTCGGCGGCGACATCAAAGAAACCTACGGCGTGCCGGTCGAAGAAATCGTCGAAGGCATCAAGCACGGCGTGCGCAAGGTCAACATCGATACCGACCTGCGCCTGGCCTCCACCGGTGCGATCCGTCGCTTCCTGGAGCAGAACAAGTCCGAGTTCGACCCGCGCAAATACTTCGCCCAGACCGTCGTGGCCATGCGTGACATCTGCATCGCCCGCTACGAGGCCTTCGGTACCGCAGGCAACGCCTCGAAGATCAAACCGATCTCCCTGGACGCCATGTACCTGCGCTACGCCAAAGGCGAGCTGGCGGCCAAGGTCAACTGA